CTCCAATCTGCTCCAAGGTCTACACACACACGATCATACAATATCAATCCAAATCAATGAGTCAATCTctttgtctgcctgcctgtctgtttgtctACCTGTGTGAGCTTCATCTCCAGCTGGGTCTTGGCCTCTATCAGCTCCCCACAGCGCTGGCCGAGGGCTCGGTCCACACTGGAGCACTGGACTCTCAGATCGTCAGTGGTGTCCAGCAGCACTTGTTCCACCAGCAgtctgacacacaaacagaaaaccagtttttttttcctgaaaatgttaaaacaatgaACTCCAGTGTCACTTTCAGCTCCCATCACACTGAGGCTAATCTGCCTGACACAGTGGCAACAGAGAGCGCTCTGACCTGAGACTGTGAGTGGCATGTTCCTCCTGCAAGGCCTTAGACAGGTTGTCCTGCGTAAACTTTGTCCATGACGTGTGGTTACACATCCTGCAGCAGACCAGAAGCCAGATTGTGCATGAAAGGTTATTGACACATTTCCTCATCTTTATTCACAtatttacagtaccagtcaaaagtttggacacaccttcatATTCCCTCAaataagaaagtgtgtccaaacttttgactggtacagtatgtcatgtttGGCTTTCATCAGGTGTGGTCAGATTACCAATGGATTGGCTCGGGTCTACTGTAGCGGCCATGGTTTTAGCATTTGCATTTGTCGCAGTTTCTGTAACAGGATGGTATTTTATGGGGTGGAGTTGTTAGCCCCACACCCAGCCCCCAACCTGGAGGGCCAGGTGCTGCTTTTCGTCTGGCCTCTACCCTGAAACCTGCCTGGCTTGGTTGGACCTGCTGGGGGTATGACCCCTGCCAGTATAGCCTTCAGAGTTATGGAGGCAAACAAGCAAGGTAGCAACACAAGAGGTGTCGCAATGTGGTGCTGGAAATTAAACACTGGTGGCTCCAATGGCTCGGACATGTCCTCAGAATGGACCAGGACTGCATTCCTAAAGTTGCCTTGAGATGGACTCCACctagagagaggaaacaagggagGCCAAAAACAACCTGGCAGAGAACTGTGACCTCGGAACTGAAAACGACTAATCTAACTCTAACTACACAAAATACTGCACAGGATGGGACCAGATGGAAGCAGGTAGTCATGGACTTATGTTCCATAAAGGAACGAAGAGGATTAAGTAGGTAAGCATGTCATGTATTTATACACAGACTCACTGGTCCTGCACAGTGGCTGAGCTGGGGTGGTGCCGTGTATCTGGACTCATATTAGTGTATCTCCCACTGAGGTCATCAAAGTTGTAGGCCTGGTACTTATCAGACCAGTCCATCTCGAGCATCTGCTTGGCCTCTCGATTCATcctgacacacagagacacaaatcAAAAGAGGACCAGGGATGACgttttataatattataacatttataatatttatgtatgttATATTTCTCATGTTGGGCAGCTTAAGTTCCAGTAAACAGGGTTTGACACTCACTTTATCTGGCTGACAACCTGAGTTGTAGTTCTCTTCAATAAAGCCTGGATGCTCCTTATCAAGTCCACTTCCTACAAAAAACGCAGTTACACTCCTGGTTAATGTGTCACACTGAGCCCTCTGCTGGAGCTGTTTCACTGTTACACTGAATCCAGTAGACACTTTAAGCCTGCTTTAAGCCTGTTACTGTAagactagggctgcaactaatgattatttccattatgaattaatcagtcaattattttctcaatgaattgagtagttatttggtctataaaatgtcagaaactgtTGAAAAATCTCAATcggtttcccaaagcccaagatgcaacctaaaatgtcttttgtccTGACCATACAGTCTGCAACCCGATGATTATCGTTCAGTTTATCGTAGAATAcgaaagaaatcagaaaatattcacatttaagaagctggaataagagaattttagtattttttctcaGTCTCACTCAAAACttattatcaaaacagttgctgacAAATTTTgttgatcgattaattgattaatccttGCAGCTCTATACAACaatgaattcattttttttagagcagaaacaatgacacaaacattgattaatcaattgacaaaatattaattggcagctattttgataattgattgaaaATGCCAACCTAGTTCAAACTTCTCTGTTGCCACTTTTCTTCAtcttatgtgacagtaaactgaatatctttgggacTTTGGACTGCTGGCTGAACAAAACGAGCTATTACtattttaagaagaaaataattggcaaatgaatcaataatggaaatgatcattagttgcTACCTTAAGATTTTGGACTAAACATTGATGAGTCCTTAAGCTGCTGACTTCATAAgtattcattttgacatttgtttaTTCTGTGAAAATATTTGCTGTATTTATGTACCTATATCATTCGCTTTTAGTTATCCcttatttaaaattaattgatatattattagtttaaaattcacattgaactcatcaattcactattttttattcatatttctttattttgttcattgACATTAATCACAATGATTTAAAGTGATGCCCTGTTTCACTTTGACACACATCTCCAGTTCACATTGACCTCTATGTTCACCTTTAACAGTTCCTCCTCCACTGTGTCTCTGACCAGGTCTGGTCCCAGTCTTCTTGTCCTGCAGTTCAGATTATCGGTAGCGATGGCGTACGGAGTCTCGGTGGCGTCCAGCGCCTTCTCTAGCCGCGTCTTCAGCGCCAGCAGTGACTCGGTGTCGGCCAGTAGCTGCTCGATGTGCCGCTGCAGCTCAGACCTCCAATGGTGGATCTCCTGGAGTCTCTCTCCCAGATGACATGTTCCCTCGGCCTGGGTCCTTAAAGTCGCCGTCTCGGTGTCCTGGTACAGAGTTTTGGACCCTCGCTGGATTCTCCGGGCTTCATGTTGGTCGGAGCCTGCCTGCTGGAGGATGCTATGGTATTTGGAGAACCACTCAGCTGGGGTGTATTTAGCGGAGCGGTACCCCGCGGTGGCTGAACCCGAGGACGGCTGCGGGACCTCCGGTTCTACTGGCGGCTCCTTCTCCGGGACTCCCTGGGCCACCGCTCGGCTGTCAAAGTGTGGCCGTGACACTAAAACCTCCCAgctcattttctgacaattgTAGGATTCTTACTTgacaaaaagaaatcaaactGTAACAAACAGCTACATCAGAAGTTAAAGTGTCAACAGTGGTGAACAGTTTTCAGTCCCGAGACAGTTTGTTTGGTGTTGCCTGGTTACAGGTGCTGGCAGGAGCAGCTTTGGCTCAGGTGACTAATTATCAAATGAGCTGATTGAAGGAGAATATCACTTATTAAACAAGTGTAACATA
The DNA window shown above is from Thunnus maccoyii chromosome 2, fThuMac1.1, whole genome shotgun sequence and carries:
- the tekt4 gene encoding tektin-4 isoform X2: MSWEVLVSRPHFDSRAVAQGVPEKEPPVEPEVPQPSSGSATAGYRSAKYTPAEWFSKYHSILQQAGSDQHEARRIQRGSKTLYQDTETATLRTQAEGTCHLGERLQEIHHWRSELQRHIEQLLADTESLLALKTRLEKALDATETPYAIATDNLNCRTRRLGPDLVRDTVEEELLKEVDLIRSIQALLKRTTTQVVSQIKMNREAKQMLEMDWSDKYQAYNFDDLSGRYTNMSPDTRHHPSSATVQDQWSPSQGNFRNAVLVHSEDMSEPLEPPVFNFQHHIATPLVLLPCLFASITLKAILAGVIPPAGPTKPGCVTTRHGQSLRRTTCLRPCRRNMPLTVSDCWWNKCCWTPLTI
- the tekt4 gene encoding tektin-4 isoform X1, which codes for MSWEVLVSRPHFDSRAVAQGVPEKEPPVEPEVPQPSSGSATAGYRSAKYTPAEWFSKYHSILQQAGSDQHEARRIQRGSKTLYQDTETATLRTQAEGTCHLGERLQEIHHWRSELQRHIEQLLADTESLLALKTRLEKALDATETPYAIATDNLNCRTRRLGPDLVRDTVEEELLKEVDLIRSIQALLKRTTTQVVSQIKMNREAKQMLEMDWSDKYQAYNFDDLSGRYTNMSPDTRHHPSSATVQDQMCNHTSWTKFTQDNLSKALQEEHATHSLRLLVEQVLLDTTDDLRVQCSSVDRALGQRCGELIEAKTQLEMKLTQTLEQIGAQEKNIVALQQAIHNKEAPLRVAQSRLYLRSLRPNMELCRDEPQLSLEGEVRQIDATLASLQQQLSEARGSLSHLEESRMALEKDIMCKTNSLFIERDKCMTHRKRYPTISTLSGY